Sequence from the Arthrobacter pigmenti genome:
ATGCAAACGTGCATACAACGAGGGATCAAAGTATTCCTCCTAGCCGGGGGCATTCTGGTCCTTGGCGCTGGGGCGGCGTCCGCCGCGGAACCCGGCACAGAAGTATTGGGCGGCGTAAGTGCGCCAGTGAATGTCAGCGGTAACGCCGTTTCGGTGATTGGGGACGCTTCCTCTGAGGGGTCGACGTCGTCATCGGGCGGGGGAGTAGCCGCTGGCAGCGAGGCATCGTCCGGCGAGGATGATTCGCTACTTGGCGGTGTGACGGCTGTGGTTGAGGCTGTGGCTCCGGTAAATGTCAGCGGGAATGCGGTGTCGGTGATTGGTGATTCGTCGACTGGCGGTTCGGATGCTGCGGCTGGTGGTTCCACGTCTGGTGGTGCCGGTGTTGCTGGTGGGTCGTCGGATGACGGTCTGGTCGGTGATGTGGCCGCTGTGGTTGAGGCTGTGGCTCCGGTGAATGTCAGCGGGAATGCGGTGTCGGTGATTGGTGATTCGTCGACTGGCGGTTCGGGTGCTGCGGCTGGTGGTTCTACGTCTGGTGGTGGCGGTGTTGCTGGTGGGTCGTCGGATGACGGTCTGGTCGGTGATGTGGCCGCTGTGGTTGAGGCTGTGGCTCCGGTGAATGTCAGCGGGAATGCGGTGTCGGTGATTGGTGATTCGTCGACTGGCGGTTCGGGTGCTGCGGCTGGTGGTTCTACGTCTGGTGGTGGCGGTGTTGCTGGTGGGTCGTCGGATGAGGGTCTGGTCGGTGATGTGGCCGCTGTGGTTGAGGCTGTGGCTCCGGTGAATGTCAGCGGGAATGCGGTGTCGGTGATTGGTGATTCCTCGGCTGAGGGCTCGGATGCGGCTGCTGGTGGTGCAACCTCCGGTGGTGCCGACAGCAGTTCGGAATCCGGTAGTTCGGATGATTCGCTGGTGGGCGATGTTGTCGGTGATGTTGATGCTGTGGCTCCGGTGAATGTCAGCGGGAATGCGGTGTCGGTGATTGGTGATTCCTCGACTGGCGGTTCGGATGCTGCGGCTGGCGGTTCCACGTCTGGTGGTGGCGGTATTGCTGGTGGGTCGTCGGATGACGGTCTGGTCGGTGATGTGGCCGCTGTGGTTGAGGCTGTGGCTCCGGTGAATGTCAGCGGGAATGCGGTGTCGGTGATTGGTGATTCCTCGACTGGCGGTTCGGATGCTGCGGCTGGCGGTTCCACGTCTGGTGGTGGCGGTATTGCTGGTGGGTCGTCGGATGACGGTCTGGTCGGTGATGTGGCCGCTGTGGTTGAGGCTGTGGCTCCGGTGAATGTCAGCGGGAATGCGGTGTCGGTGATTGGTGATTCCTCGACTGAGGGCTCGGATGCGGCTGCTGGTGGTGCAACCTCCGGTGGTGCCGACAGCAGTTCGGAAGGCAGCGCCGATGACGGTTTGCTCGGCGACATCGGACTTGATCTCGGCGCTATCGCACCGGTCAATGTTGGGTGCAACGCGGTGTCGGTGATTGGCGACAGCTCATCTTCGAACTGCGAATCAGCGGCAACTGCCAATGGTGGCTCGTCGGGAAGTAACGGTGGCTCTGCTGGCGGTGGTTCGGATGATTCCCTGGTGGGGGATGTCATCGGGAGTGTTGATGTCGTGGTCCCCGTGAACGTCGGGTGTAACGCAGTCTCGGTGATTGGTGACACCTCCACCTCCGATTGCGGTTCGGCTGCAGGGAACCCGGATGATCCCACAGGCCCAACGGATCCCACGGACCCAACGGATCCCACGGACCCAACGGATCCCACGGACCCAACGGATCCCACGGATCCCACGGATCCCACGGATCCAACGGACCCAACGGACTCAACGGATCCCACGGATCCCACGGATCCCACTGATCCAACGGACCCAACGGACTCAACGGATCCCACGGATCCCACCGATCCTCAGGGGCCAGCCACGGGTGATGACGGCAACGGGACGCCAGGAGCCGGAACGGACAACGGACTCAACAACGGCACCGACTTCAGGGTTGTCCTGGCCAGTGCGGGCGTCACGGCCGGCGCAGGCGTCGCGGACCGCGCCGCAACGAACGCAACGAGCGCTGCAGGCACAGCAGGCTCAGCGGCTCGCGGCAGTCTCGCTCAGACCGGCGTCGATTCGTCGCTGTTGCTTCTGATGGGAGGCCTGCTCGTCATAAGCGGCGTCGCCCTGGTCGCACGCCGGGTTCGCACAGTGCGGATCTAATGACGAAGGCAAGTTGGCCGGAGCAGATCGAGCTCCGGCCAACTAGCCACGTCAGAAGCAGCCGCTTGTTGAGAGGCCGAGCACGGAGCCAAGCCCAACATTAGGTGCCTCGCGTAACAATTCCTGTCCGAGTAAGTTGCGCGGAAATGTTCGTGTTACTGCTTGAACCATGAATTCGCAACGCCCCGCTGTGTCGTCAGAGGAACGCAACGCCCGCATCGCCGTCACGCTATTTCCGCTGCTGGTTCTGGGCGGAGGCGCGGTAGCTCTGTTGATGCCAACTGCGTTCACAGGATTGGCCCCTGCATCAACCCGCTGCTGGGCGTCATCATGTTCGGGATGGGCCTGACGCTGACTCCTCCGGATTTCGCAGTGATCGCGAGGCGACCGATCCCGGTGGTGATCGGCGTCGTCGCTCAGTTCGTGGTGATGCCCCTGCTGGGACTCCTGGTCGCATCTGTCCTCGGACTTCCTGCCGCGCTGGCAGCCGGTGTGATTCTGGTCGGTTGCTGCCCCGGCGGCACGGCGTCGAATGTTGTGTCCTACCTCGCGAAGGGTGATGTGGCACTGTCCGTCGCGATGACAACCGTGTCGACGCTGCTGGCTCCGATATTCACGCCGTTGCTGACCCTGTGGCTGGCCGGACAATACCTCCCGGTCGACGCCGGATCCATGGCGTGGTCCATCGTCCAGATTGTGCTGATCCCCGTTGCGCTCGGACTGGCCGCACGTCTGCTCCTTCCACGGCTCGTGGCGGCGGCACTGCCTGTCTTGCCCTGGATCTCGGTCGCAGCCATCACGCTCGTGGTCATGGCAGTAGTAGGCCTGAGCGCTGACGCCATCTTCTCCGCGGGCCTGCTTGTGCTGCTCGCGGTGATCCTCCATAACGGGCTTGGCTTTGCGCTCGGGTACACCGCAGCCCGGCTGTTCAAGCTCCCTGTTCGAGCCCGCCGCACAACTGCCATCGAGGTCGGGATGCAGAACTCGGGCCTGGCCGCGGGGCTGGCACGCACCCACATGACACCGGAATCGGCTCTCCCGGCAGCCATCTTCTCGGTGTGGCACAACGTCTCCGGTGCGCTGCTGGCCGCATACTGGCGCCGCCGGGGCCTGGCTGACGAGGTGCAGCCAGCACCGGAAGCGGGCGTCGCCAGCTGAGGCGGTCGACGCCCGCTCGTGCGGTTGCCCGCTTACCGGTTGTCGTTGGCGTAGCGAACGCCGAGCTGTGCCCTGACGCCGTCGAACATGCGCATGGTGTCGAGGGTGTGTTGCAGTGGCATGGTGGGGCTCTCCAGGAGTCCTGACTGGATGCAGCGCGTGGTCTCGCGGAGCTCGTACGCGTAGCCGTTGCCTACCCGTTCGAACTCCTCCACCCGCGATTCCCCATTGAAGGCCTGGATGACGAGTTCCCGCGGGTTATGAAGCGGAGACGATGTCCGCAGCCACCCCTTGCTGCCGGCGACAGTGGCCTGGCTGGGCCCGGAAGCCACCAACGACGACGACAGCTGGGCCTGCGCCCCGCTCGCGTAAGTGAGGGTGAGCGCATTCTGTGCGTCGACGCCGTCGTCGTTCAGTGTGGCTTCCGCGGAGACTGACGTCGGGAAGCCCAAGGCGCCAAGCGCCCACGTCGTCGGGTAAACGGTGAGGTCGAGGAGGGCGCCGCCGCCTGCCAGTGGGTCCCACAGGCGGGCGGCGGGGTCATAGGTTGAGGGGAAGCCGAGGTCGGCCTGTACCCAGCCGATCTCGCCGAGCTCGCCCGAGTGAATGATCTCCCAGGCACGGTTAAGGCTCGGCAGGAAGCGTGACCAGACCGCCTCCATGAGGAACAGGCCCTTCTCGCGCGCCAGGTCGATGAGTTCTTCAGCCTCTCGCGCGTTGACGGTGAAGGCCTTCTCGCAGAGCACATGCTTACCTGCCGTCAACGCAGCCTTGCACACCTCGAAGTGCTGCCCGTGCGGGGTGGCGATGTACACCACGTCCACTTCCGGATCCTGCGCGAGGAGCTCGAAGCCGCGGGCGTCGTCGTCGTCGTAATGGGCAGTCGCGAAGCCGTGGGTCTGCGCGAAAGTCCGTGCCCGTTCTTCGCTGCGGGAACTGACGGCCTGCAGCACGGCGTCCTCAAGTTGCGCCAGGTCCTCTGTCACCGATCGTGCGATGCCGCCGGTCGCAACGACGCCCCACCGCAACGGTTCTCCGGTGGCGGTGAAAGGGGATGGCGCACCGGGCTCGACACACGGCGGCACAGGGAAGCGGGTTTTTGGAGTCATCTCCTCATACTTCCCAATCCTGCCGGTCGCGTCCACCCGTTACATCGCGCGATTCACCGCCGCGGACCTCCTCCGCAGAACCAGCGGTAGCACGCTCAGGAAGCACAGCACCGTCATCGCGAGAATCAACATGCGGTAATCGATGATGCTCAACAGCGCCGCAGCGAGCACGGACGCGCCCACCTGCGGGACGTTGATCATCATGTTGGTGGCGGCGGACGTGCGTCCCTGCATTGCGGGCGGGGTTTCCTGCTGGCGTAGCGTAACGAAGGCGATGATCGCCCACGGAACGCCGATACCCAGCAACACTGTGGAGCCAAGAACCACACCAAGCACGGGCACGCCGGAGCCGAAGACCGCCACGCTGAGCAGCAGGATCCCGACGACGATCGTCCGTCGGATGCCCAGCCGCCGGATGACCATGCTCGCGGTAAGCCCGCCGACCACTGACATCACGCCCTGGCAGCTGATGAGCACGCTGAGGAACTCCGGAGGCATGCCAAGGCCCTGTTCGGTGGTTGCGAAGATGGTGACGTTCAGGACGCCGGTCGCTCCGACGGCGATGACCAGCGTCAGCAGAGCCGGGCGAAGCAGGGCGTGCGCGAACAGGAACCGGAAACCCGCGGTGCTGGTCGCCCAGAAGGACTCCTGTCCGCGCTCGTGCACCGATTCGGCAACCCGCAGCCTACTGAGTACAGCTGCCGCAACGAGGAACGACACACAGGTCATCCCCACCACCCAGTCCATTCCCCACAGCCCCAGAATGCCGGCGCCGATCAGTGGCGACACAATACGCAGCCCCTGGTCGATGCTGCTGAGCATCCCGTTGGCTGGAGCGAGCATGCGGTCCGGCAGCAGGTCGCGCAGCACACCGGATTGGGCCGCCGCGGTCACGTAGGACGCGTTCGCATAGACAAAGATCACCACGTAGATGAGCCAGAGGTGGTCTGCGGAGCGCACCAGCAGCAGGGCCAGTACGACGACGGCGGCAGCCACGTTGGTCACGGCCAGCACCGGCACCCGTCGGAAGCGGTCGGCGAGCTGCCCGGTCAGCGGAGCCAGCAGTGCCGGGAGTCCCAGCGCCGCGAAAACCAGGCCCGCGGCCGCGTCGCTCCCGGTCAGCTGCTTCACCCAGATTGCGGCCGTGAGATAGAGCGCGGAGTCACCGAAGTTGCTGAAGATCCAGGCCAGACCGAGCCGCCGGAAGGCCGGTATGCGCAGGATCTCGCGGTTGGTCGCGACGTCGGCGTGGGGCTGTACGTCGGCGCTCATTCGCTTTCCTTTGGGTCAGCGGCGCCGGCTTTGGCATCGGCGCCGCTGCCGTCAGGATCAATATTGAGCACCGCGAAGATCTGGGCGGGAAGAGAGCCCTCGGGACGCTGCTCGGGGTGTTGCCACCGGCCGTCAAAGCGACGGCTGAGCTCCAGGAGATCATCGCGGAACTGCCGGATTTCCTCGTGGGTGGCATAGAAGCTCGAGCGCATGATCGAGGCGACATCGATGTCGTCCACGGGCAGTTGAGGAGCACGCTGTAGCCAGGACTGGATGCGATCCGCCTGGCGGTGTACGTGGATGCTGGCCATCGCGGATACCGCGTGGACCGAGCCGGGCGCGTTCCTATCGATGACTTGCGAGCGGCTGTGCGAAACCGTCTTCCACGGCTTCTCCCGCCCGGGCCGGTCAACCTTCTCGATGTAGCCGTGTTTCGCAAGCATGCGCAGGTGGTAGGAACAGCTCGCGACCGATTCCCCGATTGCCGCAGCACACTCTGTGGCGGTCGCTTCGCCTTTGTCATTCAGCACGTCGAGCAGTTCGAGACGCGCCGGGTGCGCCAGGGCTCGAATGCGAACCGGGTCGCTGACAACCTGTTCGTTCGCTGGCCCGCGGTAGGTGACGCCGTCAGGGAAGGTGCGGGCGCCGTCGCCGTTGGTCATGCCACCCAGTATGGCTTTCTAAAGGACTCTTTAGCAAGAGTTCTTTAGAATCATTTTTCGAGAGTTGTACGATGTGCTGCGGCAAGCTCCTGATAGCGGGCGGCATTCTGCTTCACGCCCTCCAATTCCTCGTCGCTCAGTTCCCGCCGTACCCTGGCGGGCACTCCCGCCACCAGCGAGCGCGGCGGTATCTGGGTTCCTTCGAGTACGACGGCGCCCGCGGCCACGAGCGATCCCTCGCCGATATTCGCCCCGTTCATGACGGTGGCGCTCATGCCGATGAGGCAGTCGTTCCCGATGGCGCATCCGTGGACCACGGCGCTGTGTCCGATGCTCACGCGGTCTCCCACCGTCGTCGGGAAGCCGGGATCGGCGTGGAGGACGACGTTGTCCTGGAGGTTCGTGCCTTCGCCGACGGTGATCGATTCGGTGTCCGCGCGTACGCAGACACCGTAGAAGGCGCTGGAGTTCTCACCGAGCCCGGCGTTTCCGATGATCGATGCCGTCGGCGCGACGAACACGGACTCCGCGATGGACGGTGTGTGGCCTGCGAATGTGATGATGTGTCCCATGCGCTCAGCGTATCCGGTGCGAAATTCGGTCGATATCGTCTCGGTGGTGTTGATTTTAGGTAGCCCGGATCGATCACGGAGCAATCCGGCCTGGTCTTGGACCAACCTCGACACAGTCGTGAGCAATCTGGACTGGCCGTGGACTGACCTGGGCCGCGGTGAGGGAAAGGTTGGACACCTCAGTCTTATTTGGTCCCTGCGTTGGGCCGTCGGGCTTGCTCCCGGCCCTGACCCAATCTTGCTGACGTTATCCACATAGCAGACCTTTCGCCTACATCGAGGATCCTGCCGCGGTTAGCTGGAAACCATGGAGGACTTCCCGATTCGAATCCGAACCAGCGCGGACAAGCCCTACGAGGAGGGGTGGCCGAGGGAGCTCGCCCGCCGGGCCAAGAACGGCGAACTGCTGCGGATCAGGCACGGATGCTACGTCGATGCACAGGGCTGGGGCCAGCTTGAGGACGAGCAGCGCTATCGCGGCATGCTCGCAGCTGTGACGCGGTCGGCTCGCCAGGTCCCCGTCTTCGGCGTGAAGACCGCCGGAGTTCTGTGGGGGCTTCCGCGCCCTGCTCTTCCTTCGGATGTTCAGGTAATGGTGCCGGTCGGGAGCGGGCGCAAGAGCGGTAACGGTGTTCACAGGATCACGGTTGATCCTTCCCATCTGGACATCACCGAGCTCGGCCGGGACCTGGTCACGGGGAAGATTCAGACAGCGGTTGCTCTTGCACTAACCTATGACTTTCCCTGGGCAGTCGCCGTGATGGACCGGCTGTTGAACGCCAAACCCCTGCCTGCCGAACTGCATCCCCAACCAGTAACCAAGGCGCAGGTCGCGGAGTGCATCGAGGATTTGCCTTCCGGTGTGAAGCGGCGCAAGGCATGGCGCGTCCTTAGTTTCGCCGATGGCTTGGCCATATATCCGGGAGAATCTCTGAGCAGGGTGCATATGGCTGAGCTCGGATTTCCCGCGCCGGAGCTGCAGCATCCCGTAATGGACGAACGCGGCCTAGTAGCGAAGGCCGATTTCTATTGGAAGGACCATGCGCTCGTAGGAGAGTTCGATGGGCGCGGTAAGTATATGAAGCCGGAGTATCTGCAGGGACGGACTCCCGCGCAGGCCGTCATCGATGAGAAGAATCGGGAGAACCGCATACGAGCTACAGGCAAGAACGTCGTTCGGTGGGAGTGGAATGAAGCGGTCAACCCCAACGCGCTCGCTCGCGACCTGACCAAAGCTGGATTGCCGCGGCTGAGTCGCGGCGCGTAAAAGGCCGGTAGGGTTCAAGGTGAGCAACCCGGACACGGGGTGAGCAACCCGGACGCGGAATCGGCTAAGCCAGACCGAGGTGAGGGATATGCTGCTCACCTTTGTCTGGTTTGCTCCCGAAGCAGAAGTCAGCCGACGGGGGAAACGCCCGAGAAGGAACCAGTCAGTCCTCCAGCACCAATGCCTGGGCAACGATCACGCGGTCCCCGTTGTAGGTGAGCGCAGGGGAGCCGTGCAGTCGGTAACCGCTTTCGAGGGCTTCGCTGACGCGGGCGCAGAACGCCTTGTCGTCCTGTCCGGTCAATACGCGGTAACGCAGGGGTGCTTCGTCGGTCATGGTTCCTCCTCGAAAAGGCGTTAGTTGAATACCACGGTACGCGTGCCGTCGAGCAGCACCCGGTGTTCAGCGTGCCACTTGACTGCCTGCGCCAGCGTCCGGCTTTCGACGTCGGCGCCCATCGCAACCAGCTGCGGCGCCGTCCGCGCGTGGTCTACGCGAATCACTTCCTGCTCGATGATCGGCCCCTCGTCCAGCGCCGGTGTCACGTAGTGCGCAGTTGCACCGATCAGTTTCACCCCGCGCGCATGAGCCTGGTGGTAAGGCCGGGCACCTTTGAATGAAGGCAGGAACGAGTGATGGATATTGATGGCCCGCCCCACCAGCTGTGAACACAGACTGTCGCTGAGCACCTGCATGTACCGGGCGAGTACAACCAGCTCGATCTCATACTGGGCCACCAGCTCAAGCAACTTCGACTCCGCAGTGGCCTTACCGTCAGCGGTCACCGGCACGTGGTGGAACGGTACGCCGTAGAACGCAGCGAGGTCTGCTAGCTCCGTGTGGTTGGAAACGATCACTGGTACTTCGATCGGCAGCATCCCTGCGCGCTGCTGGAAGAGGAGGTCGTTGAGGCAGTGGGCGGATTTCGACGCCATGATCAACGTTCGCGCCGGTGTTCCGGCGACGTGGAGGTTCCAGGTCATCCCGAAGGCCTCCGCGACCGGGGACAAGTGCGCTGTGACGGCGGCCTGCGGCGAGGACGTGGTCATCGCGACCCGCATGAAGAAGGTTCCCGTGTCAGGGCTGCCGTACTGCTGCGACTCGGTGATGTTGCATTCGGCTGCTACAAGCGCGCCGGAGACCGCATGCACAATGCCGGGCCGGTCATCGCAGGAGAGGGTCAGAATGAACGACGACGGCGCGTTGCCGGCGCCTTCGGAAAGTACAGCGGAGGTCACGCTCCAAGGGTACCGGCCCCCAGAGCAAGCCCGCGGCGTCGGAAGTCACCGTCGGACATACTTCCCGCGCATCCCGCGGAGCCGGTAGAATCGGGATGTCGCGACTGGCGTTAGGTGGGTAACCACCAGGAAGCGGCAAGTGCGCCGTTGTTGTACGACGACGGCGCTCAAGCACCGACCACGGATCGCACGCCTGGGACGTAGGTCAAGTTGTACCTGCTGCAGTATGCATCCAACTTCGGGTGCAGCGAGCTCAGCAGGTAGCCTGACCTGTAGAAAGCCGCCACAACCAGGAGCCTCCCGTGACCTCATCTCCCTCTGTGACCCAGTCCGTCACCAACGCACCTCTGTCTGAGGTTGACCCGGAAATCGCCGCGGTCCTTGAGAATGAACTAGCGCGCCAGCGCGACACCCTAGAAATGATCGCATCGGAGAACTTCGCGCCCCGCGCCGTGCTCGAGGCGCAGGGCTCGGTGCTGACCAACAAGTACGCCGAAGGGTATCCCGGACGCCGTTACTACGGTGGTTGTGAGCACGTCGATGTCGCCGAGAGCCTCGCCATCGAGCGCGTGAAGGCACTGTTCGGCGCCGAGTACGCCAACGTCCAGCCGCACTCCGGAGCTCAGGCGAACGCCGCAGCGCTTGCGGCCATGATCAAGCCCGGCGAGAAGATCATGGGCCTCTCCCTGGCGCACGGCGGGCACCTGACCCACGGCATGAAGCTGAACTTCTCCGGCAAGCTGTATGAGGTCGCTGCCTACGGTGTGGAGAACGACACCAACCGGCTCGATATGGAGCGCGTCCGCGAGCAGGCAATTGCGGAGAAGCCGCAGGTCATCATCGCCGGCTGGTCCGCCTACCCGCGGCACCTCGACTTCGCAGCCTTCCGGTCGATCGCTGACGAGGTTGGCGCCCTGCTGTGGACCGACATGGCTCACTTCGCCGGCCTGGTAGCGGCGGATCTGCACCCGAGCCCGGTGCCGCACTCCGACGTCGTCACCTCCACCGTCCACAAGACGCTCTCGGGACCCCGCTCGGGAGTGATCCTGGCCAAGCAGGAGTGGGCGAAGAAGCTCAACTCCAACGTATTCCCGGGCCAGCAGGGCGGGCCGCTCATGCATGTCATCGCGGCCAAGGCCACTGCCTTCAAGATCGCCGGCTCCGCGGAATTCAAGGAGCGCCAGGAGCGTGTGCTAGAGGGCGCCCGCATCATTGCGGAACGCCTG
This genomic interval carries:
- a CDS encoding LPXTG cell wall anchor domain-containing protein, whose amino-acid sequence is MQTCIQRGIKVFLLAGGILVLGAGAASAAEPGTEVLGGVSAPVNVSGNAVSVIGDASSEGSTSSSGGGVAAGSEASSGEDDSLLGGVTAVVEAVAPVNVSGNAVSVIGDSSTGGSDAAAGGSTSGGAGVAGGSSDDGLVGDVAAVVEAVAPVNVSGNAVSVIGDSSTGGSGAAAGGSTSGGGGVAGGSSDDGLVGDVAAVVEAVAPVNVSGNAVSVIGDSSTGGSGAAAGGSTSGGGGVAGGSSDEGLVGDVAAVVEAVAPVNVSGNAVSVIGDSSAEGSDAAAGGATSGGADSSSESGSSDDSLVGDVVGDVDAVAPVNVSGNAVSVIGDSSTGGSDAAAGGSTSGGGGIAGGSSDDGLVGDVAAVVEAVAPVNVSGNAVSVIGDSSTGGSDAAAGGSTSGGGGIAGGSSDDGLVGDVAAVVEAVAPVNVSGNAVSVIGDSSTEGSDAAAGGATSGGADSSSEGSADDGLLGDIGLDLGAIAPVNVGCNAVSVIGDSSSSNCESAATANGGSSGSNGGSAGGGSDDSLVGDVIGSVDVVVPVNVGCNAVSVIGDTSTSDCGSAAGNPDDPTGPTDPTDPTDPTDPTDPTDPTDPTDPTDPTDPTDPTDSTDPTDPTDPTDPTDPTDSTDPTDPTDPQGPATGDDGNGTPGAGTDNGLNNGTDFRVVLASAGVTAGAGVADRAATNATSAAGTAGSAARGSLAQTGVDSSLLLLMGGLLVISGVALVARRVRTVRI
- a CDS encoding Gfo/Idh/MocA family protein; this encodes MTPKTRFPVPPCVEPGAPSPFTATGEPLRWGVVATGGIARSVTEDLAQLEDAVLQAVSSRSEERARTFAQTHGFATAHYDDDDARGFELLAQDPEVDVVYIATPHGQHFEVCKAALTAGKHVLCEKAFTVNAREAEELIDLAREKGLFLMEAVWSRFLPSLNRAWEIIHSGELGEIGWVQADLGFPSTYDPAARLWDPLAGGGALLDLTVYPTTWALGALGFPTSVSAEATLNDDGVDAQNALTLTYASGAQAQLSSSLVASGPSQATVAGSKGWLRTSSPLHNPRELVIQAFNGESRVEEFERVGNGYAYELRETTRCIQSGLLESPTMPLQHTLDTMRMFDGVRAQLGVRYANDNR
- a CDS encoding MFS transporter encodes the protein MSADVQPHADVATNREILRIPAFRRLGLAWIFSNFGDSALYLTAAIWVKQLTGSDAAAGLVFAALGLPALLAPLTGQLADRFRRVPVLAVTNVAAAVVVLALLLVRSADHLWLIYVVIFVYANASYVTAAAQSGVLRDLLPDRMLAPANGMLSSIDQGLRIVSPLIGAGILGLWGMDWVVGMTCVSFLVAAAVLSRLRVAESVHERGQESFWATSTAGFRFLFAHALLRPALLTLVIAVGATGVLNVTIFATTEQGLGMPPEFLSVLISCQGVMSVVGGLTASMVIRRLGIRRTIVVGILLLSVAVFGSGVPVLGVVLGSTVLLGIGVPWAIIAFVTLRQQETPPAMQGRTSAATNMMINVPQVGASVLAAALLSIIDYRMLILAMTVLCFLSVLPLVLRRRSAAVNRAM
- a CDS encoding winged helix-turn-helix domain-containing protein — protein: MTNGDGARTFPDGVTYRGPANEQVVSDPVRIRALAHPARLELLDVLNDKGEATATECAAAIGESVASCSYHLRMLAKHGYIEKVDRPGREKPWKTVSHSRSQVIDRNAPGSVHAVSAMASIHVHRQADRIQSWLQRAPQLPVDDIDVASIMRSSFYATHEEIRQFRDDLLELSRRFDGRWQHPEQRPEGSLPAQIFAVLNIDPDGSGADAKAGAADPKESE
- a CDS encoding gamma carbonic anhydrase family protein; the encoded protein is MGHIITFAGHTPSIAESVFVAPTASIIGNAGLGENSSAFYGVCVRADTESITVGEGTNLQDNVVLHADPGFPTTVGDRVSIGHSAVVHGCAIGNDCLIGMSATVMNGANIGEGSLVAAGAVVLEGTQIPPRSLVAGVPARVRRELSDEELEGVKQNAARYQELAAAHRTTLEK
- a CDS encoding DUF1737 domain-containing protein, encoding MTDEAPLRYRVLTGQDDKAFCARVSEALESGYRLHGSPALTYNGDRVIVAQALVLED
- the purU gene encoding formyltetrahydrofolate deformylase, whose protein sequence is MTSAVLSEGAGNAPSSFILTLSCDDRPGIVHAVSGALVAAECNITESQQYGSPDTGTFFMRVAMTTSSPQAAVTAHLSPVAEAFGMTWNLHVAGTPARTLIMASKSAHCLNDLLFQQRAGMLPIEVPVIVSNHTELADLAAFYGVPFHHVPVTADGKATAESKLLELVAQYEIELVVLARYMQVLSDSLCSQLVGRAINIHHSFLPSFKGARPYHQAHARGVKLIGATAHYVTPALDEGPIIEQEVIRVDHARTAPQLVAMGADVESRTLAQAVKWHAEHRVLLDGTRTVVFN
- the glyA gene encoding serine hydroxymethyltransferase, whose product is MTSSPSVTQSVTNAPLSEVDPEIAAVLENELARQRDTLEMIASENFAPRAVLEAQGSVLTNKYAEGYPGRRYYGGCEHVDVAESLAIERVKALFGAEYANVQPHSGAQANAAALAAMIKPGEKIMGLSLAHGGHLTHGMKLNFSGKLYEVAAYGVENDTNRLDMERVREQAIAEKPQVIIAGWSAYPRHLDFAAFRSIADEVGALLWTDMAHFAGLVAADLHPSPVPHSDVVTSTVHKTLSGPRSGVILAKQEWAKKLNSNVFPGQQGGPLMHVIAAKATAFKIAGSAEFKERQERVLEGARIIAERLMGNDVTEHGVSVLTGGTDVHLVLVDLRHSELDGQQAEDLLHSVGITVNRNAVPNDPRPPMVTSGLRIGTPALATRGFGATEFTEVAEIIASVLKPGADIEALSARVSRLAADFPLYPGHEEW